DNA from Alnus glutinosa chromosome 2, dhAlnGlut1.1, whole genome shotgun sequence:
CCCGTGACCCTCCATTCTGCCACTGCCATGCATGCATTTCCTTTTCGATTTTTACAGCTCGTGACCGTCCTTGTCTCTTCAGAGTTCCATACATGCAGCTGACATACCCAACAGAACCAAACAGTACTTCTTCAttcatctttttctcttttacttttCCAAAACCACTTGCTTGGTAAACGTTCGAAACAACTGGCAGGTTGAAAACCAAAAACACTTGCTTGGTTTGTCGTTgtcagaataaataaataaatctatcaAAGTTGTGGATTTTGTGAATGGCACAGTTCATATATAACACAGGGACGCTTGAAGCTTCTCTTCAGTGGCGAGGGAGTGTCACTTGGGTTGGAACCCAAAGACCCATTTCACTCTAAGCTCAGATCAGTTCAAACCCACATGCGCGGGCTAAGGTTTCTTGGCTCTACAACTCgacttttcttctcttcttcttcttcttcttcttcttcttcatccgTGAACAACAAGTCCAGCAATGTTAGTGATGATGAAGGTGTTTATGACGAGGATGATGGTGTTGATTATGATGACGAGTTTGAGAGGGATGATTTAGCTGATTTCAGAGGGCTGGTCTTGGACATCTCATACGTACAGGTCAGTTTCTTTCTTATGACCCACTTGCTTATTATATTCCACTTTatcacttttttattctttgtttagtatactttattttttattaaactaagAAATCTTTTATGCACAGTAGAATTAACTGATCTCTTTGCTGGCAGTTTCATCAACCTGCATTTGGGTTGTTTCTGGCTCTAATTTATGTATTCTATTCTaggtaaaataaattatatgcaTTTTACATGTATAAAAATTGGCTTCCGTCAGGCATAGTCACAGAAAGTTCAGTTCCGATGAGGAAATTTTCTCTCAAAAGCTCAAATACTTCTAGATATCTAAGAGATAGATCCAGGGAAAATATTTGACAACCATATAAAATAATGGAAGATCCTGTCAGCATAATgaaattgaagaacaaaagatgAGGTACAGTCTTATTTGTTTTGCATATTTACCAAAGAAAGAAGTCTAGAAATAAGGTCATGGACCAAATGTTTATGCTACACCCTGAGTCAATATTTCTTGACAAAATAGCCCCCACTTCAacattttttatgtttaaagAGATGATCACATATGAAACTTTTTACCTAGAACGGTCTAAAGATCTTTagttacttcttctttttctgtttcctTTCTACCACTCCTGAAGGTCTTGCATGGTTGTTTGCTTAAGGTTCTGATCACTGTTGTCCTGAGCCAGGCCAATCAATGTTGTCTACTGGAAGCGTGCTATTTGTTTGGAATCCATGGAAAAGGTTAGATTGCTTTGATCACTTATTCATGTTGGAGTTTTGGACATTAGCAAAGTAACCTTGCTGGTATCCAGCAATCAATAAACCAGCTGCGGTCCTTCATTGGCTTAATCATGCAAATATTGATGCCAAGTACTTCGTAGTAATTCTTGATGCTGATATGATCTTCAGAGGCCCAATTACTCCGTGGGAGTTCAGCGCAGAACGCGGGCGGCCAGTTTCAACCCCCATACGAGTAAGATATATAGATATACTGTAATTTTTATGTTCCTAATGCATATAGATGATCTCCGGAATTTTGCTATGCTATGGTGGCTGCATAAAACTGAGGATGTCTGTGCTGACAAAGCTCATTATGTGACAAAATATCGCAGGAGATATAATAAATCTGGGTGGATTAGTGAGATCTATGGTTATTCATTCGGTGCAGCAGAGGTACTCGCCACAACGTGATCGGCTTGGCATAGAATTTGCGAAGACACTGAATGAGGCTCTACGTCTTCATCATGGGAGAAAAAACTGCACTGATCTGAGTACCCCATCCACCTCAAACTgcactaaaaacacaaacacaaccaATTTTCTTTAAGTTGCCTTCGATCAAGTTTTGCCATTGCAAAATCTGCCTCTTCCTCGAACACATTTTAGATTTGTCAAAATGTATATTCAGGATATCTCATTTTACTTATAATCCCTGatgattgttttgattttttttattcaacttCTACCAAATATGGATTCAGGGGACCCCGTTCCACACCTTATCCAACTTTTggtacgttttttttttttttttgtatgaataaattttttttttttcttaacttgaatattttatgttttatttttgtatagaGTTTTTTACATTTATTGGAGAACATTCAACGTTTAGacttataaaactaaaaaagactaaatttttgaaaattcgaCAGTTCTAAAAATCTTGTTAAATTTGCAAATCCAGGAAGGAAAATAATTAAATGTATCGCAAATTATCTTCGTCAATTACATTTGACATCAATATAATGTTTAAATCTTCATGATATGTTTTTTATTCAACTTTCTTATATAATCCATGCATTTCATGTACGTA
Protein-coding regions in this window:
- the LOC133859427 gene encoding uncharacterized protein LOC133859427 isoform X2 yields the protein MRGLRFLGSTTRLFFSSSSSSSSSSSVNNKSSNVSDDEGVYDEDDGVDYDDEFERDDLADFRGLVLDISYVQANQCCLLEACYLFGIHGKAINKPAAVLHWLNHANIDAKYFVVILDADMIFRGPITPWEFSAERGRPVSTPIREI
- the LOC133859427 gene encoding uncharacterized protein LOC133859427 isoform X1; this encodes MRGLRFLGSTTRLFFSSSSSSSSSSSVNNKSSNVSDDEGVYDEDDGVDYDDEFERDDLADFRGLVLDISYVQANQCCLLEACYLFGIHGKAINKPAAVLHWLNHANIDAKYFVVILDADMIFRGPITPWEFSAERGRPVSTPIRVRYIDIL